The following are encoded in a window of Rosa chinensis cultivar Old Blush chromosome 4, RchiOBHm-V2, whole genome shotgun sequence genomic DNA:
- the LOC112197444 gene encoding cytochrome P450 71B26, with protein sequence MADKTLLLVLWIPFLLLLPLLLLLLRKQINKPQKHFPPSPPKLPIIGNLHQFTQSGSSLHQNLWRLSQKYGPLMLLHMGRRPTLIISSAEAAKQTLKDNDLHCCSRPASSGSRRITFNYLDIGFAPYDEYWREIRKICVLEIFSAKRVQSYRSIREEEVVKMIDSISDASASSSPVNLTEKLFALMGSIIFRIVFGISFQGSNLEHERFLRVLHDSRDMVIGFSSCAADFFPPCIGWIIDRISGKHREFDRVSREVHRFFQQAIDDHLRPGRTQQEHEDIVDVLLKMVKKKTGIGAAQLGHNNIKAVLLDLFIGGVDSPATAVVWAMAELATNTRVMKKAQEEIRNCIGNKGKATEIDTEQLQYLKMIVKETLRLHPPGPLLLPRETMSHFKVLSYDVDPKTTILVNDWAISRDPEFWNDPEKFIPERFDDSSVNFKGQHFDFLPFGAGRRICPGIYMATTTMELVLAELLCCFDWKVPDGMNEEDMKMEETTHGAVISLKYPLNLVPMRYSC encoded by the exons ATGGCTGACAAGACCCTCCTACTAGTCTTATGGATTCCATTTCTTCTCTTGCTCCCTTTACTACTGCTTTTACTGAGAAAGCAGATCAATAAGCCACAAAAGCACTTCCCACCAAGCCCTCCTAAGCTTCCCATTATAGGCAACCTCCACCAGTTTACTCAATCTGGTTCATCACTTCATCAAAACCTATGGAGACTATCACAAAAATACGGACCACTCATGCTCTTACACATGGGTCGCAGACCGACCCTCATAATCTCATCAGCTGAAGCAGCAAAACAGACCTTGAAAGATAATGATCTCCACTGTTGCAGCAGACCGGCCTCCTCGGGATCTCGCAGAATCACATTTAACTATCTAGACATAGGATTTGCGCCTTACGATGAATATTGGCGAGAGATAAGAAAGATATGTGTGCTTGAGATTTTCAGTGCCAAAAGGGTTCAGTCGTATAGGTCTAttagagaagaagaagtcgTGAAGATGATTGATTCAATCTCTGACGCATCAGCTTCATCTTCTCCTGTTAACCTTACTGAGAAGTTGTTTGCTCTCATGGGCAGTATAATTTTCAGGATTGTTTTCGGGATAAGTTTCCAAGGGAGCAATTTGGAGCATGAAAGATTTCTTCGAGTGCTTCATGATAGTCGAGATATGGTTATAGGCTTCTCATCATGCGCAGCTGATTTCTTTCCTCCATGTATAGGGTGGATCATAGACAGGATCTCCGGTAAACATAGAGAGTTTGACAGAGTTTCCAGGGAAGTTCATCGCTTTTTTCAGCAGGCGATTGATGATCATCTCAGGCCTGGGAGGACACAACAGGAGCATGAAGATATAGTTGATGTGCTGCTTAAAATGGTCAAGAAGAAAACTGGAATTGGAGCTGCTCAGCTTGGTCATAATAACATCAAGGCAGTTCTCTTG GATTTGTTTATAGGAGGAGTAGATTCCCCTGCAACTGCCGTGGTTTGGGCAATGGCAGAGCTAGCTACGAATACAAGAGTGATGAAGAAAGCACAGGAAGAAATTAGAAACTGTATTGGAAATAAAGGAAAAGCCACTGAAATTGATACAGAGCAGCTGCAGTACCTCAAGATGATAGTGAAAGAAACACTTCGACTACATCCACCAGGTCCCCTACTTCTTCCAAGAGAAACCATGTCCCACTTCAAAGTCCTTAGCTATGATGTTGACCCCAAAACAACAATTCTCGTTAATGATTGGGCAATCTCACGAGATCCAGAATTTTGGAACGACCCAGAAAAGTTCATTCCGGAAAGATTTGATGATAGTTCTGTTAATTTTAAAGGGCAACACTTTGACTTCTTGCCGTTTGGAGCTGGTCGAAGAATCTGTCCAGGGATTTATATGGCAACGACGACAATGGAGCTTGTACTTGCCGAATTGTTGTGCTGCTTTGATTGGAAAGTGCCTGATGGAATGAATGAGGAAGATATGAAGATGGAAGAAACAACCCATGGGgcagttatttccttaaaatatCCTCTCAATCTTGTCCCTATGAGATATTCTTGTTAG